One part of the Prionailurus bengalensis isolate Pbe53 chromosome B2, Fcat_Pben_1.1_paternal_pri, whole genome shotgun sequence genome encodes these proteins:
- the LOC122490317 gene encoding histone H4 has translation MTGRGKGGKGLGKGGAKRHRKVLRDNIQGITKPAIRRLARRGGVKRISGLIYEETRGVLKVFLENVIRDAVTYTEHAKRKTVTAMDVVYALKRQGRTLYGFGG, from the coding sequence ATGACTGGCCGCGGCAAAGGCGGGAAGGGCCTGGGCAAGGGGGGCGCCAAGCGCCACCGCAAGGTGCTGCGCGACAACATCCAGGGCATCACCAAGCCCGCCATCCGGCGGCTGGCCCGGCGCGGCGGCGTCAAGCGCATCTCCGGGCTCATCTACGAGGAGACCCGCGGGGTGCTCAAGGTGTTCCTGGAGAACGTGATCCGGGACGCCGTCACCTACACGGAGCACGCCAAGCGCAAGACGGTCACGGCCATGGACGTGGTGTACGCGCTCAAGCGCCAGGGCCGCACCCTCTACGGCTTCGGGGGCTAA